One window of the Leishmania panamensis strain MHOM/PA/94/PSC-1 chromosome 12 sequence genome contains the following:
- a CDS encoding hypothetical protein (TriTrypDB/GeneDB-style sysID: LpmP.12.0580), with product MSAVERIKESRNGEGFSMCDPVLPYDQSKLGMQARRIAAQGMLTAGKLRALEVQQAGGRFGGTDRGYPQQPVAQSISGSSARPSPYSTRYPSTSGNTPVSMAYDKGFSASPQHYGRTPSEQLTWRRGGYVRSVAGGSQSMGGGRQAVTASPTLRVITTSETVTGGGVGNTSMNNTSGSASFRTRAASGGILSSPGSVDSKPSVAEQKLSNFFQGKSQQTINKNLYAMESSSGGVAESSAWSGGAAVSLCGTVNHKGAAGGGGGGGGGGGGSSGSPSSKGGHRKMVKVPHSDDEKNRGYKWEDPKKKMVTEGDDDEQDERNSRTRNIDALHAIPWDQRQQLPVSGFGTRFFALLNTPRFWEKLDWAVRASLLTVLPTMVLSLEPSTSPMFPLPSSLAFNAFWITMPTFGSGLRELMIALKGFSFGLLFLCIIVGTHPGPSWESLLLLFFFTLISSFVAEETKKTAAYVLASTIMQYIVDPVGTNFDYIRQYYIGLLIGLAFGTAGFLVPFIRWSSDIARHYIKAMGNSLSIDLQGTLSSFWVRTPLERELNVVRLRQLRATAEKCLSKIETALEESAYEPHTGAYMTCMVNRFNFCKSIHNILGSLSHVIELIADNPSLIDTPMCTTFGEQIGDDLAVISSAMDSMVLKIVDFARIVTPQEIQFFREARQRFQDALSRVREDVILTNENYETDESDVLLGFFMFSVDEMCEVISQFEETAHPPNTLWNAMLFPVRDVKSVIAAFRNLGITVVRRRTIPRRMKEAIKLSLCIVLPCIFQVYALDNDSVSPAAGAAVIALIYNPTGSESFHYASGRLLGTVLGSLGALLSVQVASSRLWVLYIFITILSFIGAYVQSAPGFYALGNAIVSSTISVCTQYQNGNAAMVRIQQNCFAILMYFAIACTLWPMHARTKVRMSLNITLRCMREAITRMLRNLDMPYDANEVTADVSALLIEMHKKVRTQSRFIPGAVEEPTMGSVEYPEDSWKRIVEAEKKLCLALSMMCFAYNTFMSGRADSTTELSVHWVVLHRIAPHAQDLSDLIYASIDLYLLSLSKMTIVPTSHITRLRVGMVDAHQAILETYMATISRKVAGEQDVGEEGKEEDMYGSNSYMNDEEYYDYGGSPHLPPTRQARSYMKNINGDGGSAAGVDDKPSGRDGDHPAPPQQRPQRQQSEYDHGHDRGNHSSGDSMDSSSSENAECDGNGNKRPHKRTAKGDDGKKKVGYLSYELTAEEAAALRAFVANRVSNATFGSRKSMMVNNATFSGQPASGVSAAATAAAAAVLGARGSITMSGSPPHGNNDARLMAVTGNDDGLAASLRKKHKVMVKRGKGEENDGDVEGPPGSEGSHDEEKAKGGRSDADNAPGTFLSNASFLNSSFRNASLLGSLFARKTKGPRDLDTVEMQQLRAGRSRGSRSTSSNSKGEFKKKKRQRHLSSKRCEESDGDGSGESISQHSTPLTLPTHHSHLGIVGSDFSDIEDDPKPLLRRRLSTKVIRLSETGVDPKDAKVNECLPMAHSVPVEIPGGNGSVLNPLAEDSGACEGAAGAEGNPLPMPQPSSMASGRDSGAELVAVHRSVDSAGTSLQQASNLTAEQLCTVAEATPGTLFSGDDPAMAAASLNNSGGAATIVAHDLSQFPRLPQCSNNVTPEDHKDSPPRTCGGAEEEKKKCEDRDRTRHISSNEKAVPDRDGEETAHNRTGENQPHGRSDDTPGKDGRAPDKTVENQKDASGAVVRDDQLLNNNTTTHRSLATLVMHPPSGMGRGSLDSEGNCQRAAVMLNPTCDGDGTSVTPSEDGEILNNLSFFDADKGEFVLTNHDIHSLEAFLFGTRALIVYINDMQKALLEMQHATDLARWL from the coding sequence ATGAGCGCTGTGGAGAGGATAAAGGAGTCACGTAATGGCGAGGGCTTTTCAATGTGCGACCCGGTTCTCCCATACGATCAGAGCAAGCTTGGGATGCAGGCTCGTCGCATCGCCGCGCAGGGCATGCTGACGGCTGGCAAACTGCGCGCTCTGGAGGTGCAACAGGCTGGGGGCAGGTTTGGCGGCACGGACCGCGGATATCCTCAGCAGCCGGTAGCGCAAAGTATCTCCGGGAGCAGTGCACGGCCCAGCCCCTACTCGACACGATACCCAAGTACTTCCGGCAACACACCCGTATCCATGGCGTATGACAAGGGATTTAGTGCGTCACCGCAGCACTACGGCCGTACCCCTTCAGAGCAGTTGACATGGCGTCGCGGCGGCTATGTGCGGTCTGTTGCCGGTGGCAGTCAAAGCATGGGTGGTGGGCGCCAAGCTGTGACTGCCTCACCTACCTTGCGCGTCATTACAACTTCGGAGACGGTGACAGGGGGAGGTGTCGGCAACACCAGCATGAACAACACCTCAGGCAGTGCATCCTTCCGCACCCGTGCTGCGAGTGGAGGCATCCTGAGCTCGCCGGGCAGTGTCGACTCCAAGCCTAGTGTGGCCGAGCAAAAGCTCAGCAACTTCTTCCAAGGAAAGTCGCAGCAGACTATCAACAAGAACCTCTATGCGATGGAGTCGTCGAGTGGTGGCGTGGCAGAGTCTTCTGCCTggagcggtggtgcagcggtATCGCTATGCGGCACAGTCAATCACAAgggtgcagcaggaggaggaggcggtggcggtggcggcggcggcggttcAAGTGGTTCCCCGAGCAGTAAAGGGGGGCATCGAAAAATGGTGAAAGTCCCTCACAGCGATGACGAGAAGAATCGAGGGTACAAGTGGGAGGACCCGAAGAAGAAGATGGTTACAgaaggcgatgatgacgagcAAGACGAGCGTAATTCCCGAACTCGTAACATCGACGCCCTGCACGCCATTCCGTGGGatcagcgacagcagctgcctgTGAGCGGCTTTGGGacgcgcttcttcgccttgcTGAACACGCCTCGTTTTTGGGAAAAGCTGGACTGGGCAGTGCGCGCTTCCCTTCTGACAGTGCTTCCCACCATGGTGCTGTCGCTCGAGCCTTCGACGTCGCCCATGTTCCCGTTGCCGTCTTCCTTGGCGTTCAACGCCTTCTGGATCACCATGCCGACCTTTGGCAGCGGCCTGCGTGAGCTGATGATTGCCTTGAAGGGCTTCTCTTTCGGCCTACTGTTTCTCTGCATCATCGTAGGCACGCACCCGGGCCCCTCGTGGGAGAGTcttcttttgctcttcttcttcaccctcatctcttccttcgtggcagaggagacgaagaagacGGCCGCGTACGTGTTGGCGTCGACAATCATGCAGTACATTGTGGACCCCGTCGGTACAAACTTCGACTACATCCGGCAGTACTACATTGGCCTGCTGATTGGCCTGGCCTTCGGTACGGCCGGTTTTCTAGTGCCGTTCATCCGCTGGTCGAGCGACATTGCTCGACACTACATCAAGGCTATGGGTAACTCGCTCAGTATTGATCTGCAGGGGACGCTGTCGAGCTTCTGGGTGCGCACCCCGCTGGAGCGCGAGCTGAACGTTGTGCGTCTGCGCCAACTGAGAGCCACGGCGGAGAAGTGCCTCAGCAAGATCGAGACGGCGCTGGAAGAGTCGGCGTATGAGCCGCACACCGGGGCGTACATGACGTGCATGGTGAACCGCTTCAACTTCTGCAAGTCTATTCACAACATCCTTGGGTCCTTGAGCCACGTCATCGAACTGATCGCTGACAACCCGAGCTTGATTGACACACCGATGTGCACGACCTTTGGCGAGCAGATTGGCGACGACCTCGCTGTTATCTCGTCCGCAATGGACAGCATGGTGCTGAAGATTGTCGACTTCGCGCGCATTGTGACGCCGCAGGAGATCCAGTTTTTCCGCGAGGCGCGCCAGCGTTTCCAGGATGCGTTGTCACGCGTTCGAGAGGATGTCATTTTGACGAATGAGAACTATGAGACGGACGAGTCCGACGTCCTTCTTGGTTTCTTCATGTTCAGCGTGGACGAGATGTGCGAGGTGATTAGCCAGTTCGAGGAGACAGCGCACCCGCCCAACACACTCTGGAATGCGATGCTGTTCCCGGTGCGGGACGTGAAGAGCGTCATTGCTGCCTTTCGGAATTTGGGCATCACAGTTGTGCGTCGCCGCACGATTCCGCGTCGCATGAAGGAAGCGATCAAACTCTCACTGTGCATCGTGCTGCCCTGCATCTTTCAGGTGTATGCGTTGGACAACGACTCGGTGAGCCCtgcggctggcgctgcggtgatTGCGCTCATTTACAACCCGACCGGTTCCGAGAGCTTCCACTACGCCTCCGGGCGTCTGCTAGGCACGGTACTCGGCTCACTGGGAGCGCTGCTCTCTGTGCAGGTGGCGAGTTCTCGCTTGTGGGTGCTGTACATCTTCATTACTATCCTGTCCTTTATTGGCGCGTACGTGCAGTCGGCCCCGGGCTTCTACGCACTGGGCAATGCGATCGTCAGCAGCACAATTTCCGTCTGCACCCAGTACCAAAATGGAAACGCCGCAATGGTGCGCATTCAGCAAAACTGCTTCGCCATATTGATGTACTTTGCGATCGCGTGCACTCTGTGGCCGATGCATGCGCGCACAAAGGTGAGGATGAGCCTGAACATCACGCTGCGGTGCATGCGAGAGGCCATCACACGCATGCTGCGCAATCTCGACATGCCGTACGACGCAAACGAAGTCACCGCCGACgtctcggcgctgctgattgAGATGCACAAGAAGGTCCGCACGCAGTCCCGCTTCATCCCCggcgcggtggaggagccgACGATGGGCTCCGTCGAGTACCCGGAGGACTCGTGGAAGCGCATCgtggaggcagagaagaagctgTGCCTGGCGCTCTCAATGATGTGCTTCGCCTACAATACATTCATGTCCGGCCGCGCGGACTCGACCACCGAGTTGTCAGTACActgggtggtgctgcaccgcatcGCCCCGCACGCGCAGGACCTGTCGGACCTCATCTATGCTTCCATCGACCTTtatcttctctcgctctccaaGATGACAATCGTGCCCACGTCACATATAACACGACTGCGGGTGGGCATGGTAGACGCTCATCAGGCCATCCTCGAGACCTATATGGCTACCATCTCTCGCAAGGTGGCAGGCGAACAGGAcgtgggcgaggaggggaaggaggaggacatgtACGGGAGCAACTCTTACATGAACGACGAAGAATACTACGACTACGGCGGCAGCCCGCATCTCCCGCCAACTAGACAAGCACGCTCTTACATGAAGAACATcaatggcgacggcggctcaGCTGCGGGCGTCGACGACAAGCCTAGTGGGAGGGATGGCGACCACCCTGCACCTCCGCAACAGCgaccgcagcgacagcaaagCGAGTACGACCACGGGCACGACCGTGGAAACCACAGCTCTGGGGACTCGATGGACTCATCTTCCTCCGAGAATGCCGAGTGtgacggcaacggcaacaaGCGCCCCCACAAGAGGACAGCGAAGGGTGACGACGGCAAGAAGAAGGTGGGGTACTTAAGCTACGAGTTGACAGCAGAGGAggctgccgcgctgcgtgCCTTTGTAGCGAACCGCGTGAGCAACGCCACCTTTGGCTCCAGGAAGTCCATGATGGTCAACAACGCCACCTTCAGTGGCCAGCCCGCGAGCGGCGtttctgccgctgctactgctgccgctgcggctgtgttGGGTGCAAGAGGCTCGATAACCATGTCAGGGTCTCCCCCGCACGGCAACAACGATGCTCGCCTCATGGCTGTCACAGGCAACGACGACGGGctggcggcgtcgctgcgcaaGAAGCACAAGGTCATGGTGAAGCGCGGAAAGGGCGAGGAGAACGACGGCGATGTTGAGGGACCGCCAGGGTCGGAAGGGTCACACGATGAGGAAAAGGCTAAAggcggccgcagcgacgccgacaACGCTCCCGGGACCTTCCTCTCCAATGCATCGTTCTTGAACAGCTCCTTCAGGAACGCATCCCTTCTTGGCAGCCTTTTTGCGAGGAAGACAAAGGGGCCACGCGACCTCGACACGgtggagatgcagcagctccgtgcAGGGCGTTCGCGCGGGTCGAGGAGCACATCGTCTAACTCGAAGGGGGAATtcaagaaaaagaagcggcAACGGCATCTCTCCAGCAAGCGATGCGAGGAGAgtgacggcgatggcagcggtgaGAGCATCAGCCAGCACAGCACCCCACTCACCTTGCCGACTCACCACTCTCACCTCGGTATCGTGGGAAGCGATTTCAGTGACATTGAAGACGATCCGAAACCGCTTCTTCGGAGACGCCTCTCCACCAAGGTAATTCGCTTGAGCGAGACAGGAGTGGATCCCAAGGACGCCAAAGTGAATGAATGTCTACCGATGGCGCACTCGGTGCCGGTGGAGATACCTGGTGGCAACGGCTCAGTGCTGAACCCACTCGCTGAGGATAGCGGCGCATGTGAAggtgccgctggtgccgAGGGCAACCCGCTGCCAATGCCCCAGCCTTCATCGATGGCCTCTGGACGCGACTCTGGTGCGGAGCTCGTTGCGGTGCATAGGAGCGTGGACAGCGCTGGGACAAGCCTGCAGCAGGCGAGCAACTTGACGGCCGAGCAGCTGTGCACTGTGGCGGAGGCCACCCCAGGTACCCTCTTCAGTGGAGATGATCCGGCCATGgccgctgcatcgctcaACAACtccggcggcgccgccaccatcgtGGCTCATGACCTCTCGCAGTTTCCTAGACTGCCACAGTGCAGTAACAACGTCACCCCAGAGGATCACAAGGACTCACCGCCGCGTAcgtgcggtggcgccgaggaggaaaagaagaagtgCGAAGACCGCGACAGAACTCGCCACATCAGCAGTAACGAGAAGGCGGTGCCTGACAGGGATGGTGAGGAGACCGCGCACAACCGCACCGGGGAGAACCAGCCGCACGGCAGAAGCGACGACACCCCGGGCAAGGACGGAAGAGCTCCAGACAAGACAGTCGAGAATCAGAAGGACGCCAGCGGTGCTGTGGTCAGGGACGATCAGCTGCTTAACAACAACACCACGACTCATCGAAGCCTCGCTACCCTCGTCATGCACCCACCAAGCGGGATGGGACGCGGCTCTCTCGACTCTGAGGGTAACTGTCAgcgcgctgcggtgatgcTCAACCCGACCTGCGATGGAGATGGCACCAGCGTGACCCCGTCGGAGGATGGCGAGATACTCAATAAcctctccttcttcgacGCCGATAAGGGCGAGTTTGTGCTCACCAATCACGATATTCACTCCCTCGAGGCCTTTCTGTTCGGCACACGCGCCCTCATTGTGTACATCAACGATATGCAAAAGGCTTTGTTGGAGATGCAGCACGCCACAGATTTGGCAAGGTGGCTGTAG
- a CDS encoding hypothetical protein (TriTrypDB/GeneDB-style sysID: LpmP.12.0590), whose product MLLNPEAQRRMVAAGTSNPLHVWGQEMAFFKSHFFSPQRHRSSGAVKRQGDESAGATEMPKGPTRAGDDLWPPRSAEAPDGQSVAAAAATASEGTLHTFGGEAPFSSRACRGADESDDDPHGKPQGGKGAPGSGAGGGKGERLLPTSYASEPVMQPGGAKTDTWASLAVLRMRNMNALRAYSWDQRVFLPRSEGLAGAVFELLASPRIWEKVDWAVRGSAIAILPTLIVCLEPTTSHIFPMPTSVVFLAYWTTQPTFGAGLRDTFTVLKAFIISLALLCIVVATQPSPKWLAILILFFSLSVGTFAAQQLRVMIAYCFASLMMQYIAHPEATGYKYIGDFYLTLFIGQGFAVGALVFPYIRWSSENARRYLIVMGDAISLSLHGACCSLWVEGSLLERQLNIVRLRQLRQTIEASTEKAQKGLSEMGYEPHSGVYITQVQTRMTFLKNVFNIVQSMTLVIEQVAANPTLIETPMCRAFGERIRGELGVAAAAMDAMLLRIVNLDDLVSAADMVAFRAAKARYEDAVSSVRDEVILSNEDYRTDNSDILLGFFLFSVEELMEFISGFQDAAQSRNNLWYFLTFPLRDLQSLWSAFVELHSAVTRRHSITRRLKEGIKLSFSVALAAFFQTYVLNNSSTNPIIGVETIAFLYRSTGGDSFKYGQGRLLGTVLGCLTGLVGVHLANGSRPVLYVCTLVLTFIGSYVQSSPDYGPIGTGMSTGVISVVLQYTNKDGAIVRIQQNCFAVIIYFIVTSLMWPVRCQTKVRTGFDGSMRMGREVTDRLLRNLDLPHSATAVSSDTMALLEEMQKKVGQQLQNLSGARWEPTMDSAEFPEMAWRMLVSAQRKLVVTLLMMRHAYTTFMSSTIAEEPAGSPGKNGGASGGAAAASTNISVHWVVLHRISPYTRQLSLLLYEAMEVYLLLMSKVTFVPTLELTRLRLGMMQCYDRIVAVYIEAIQHELRYSDGDDFDDDDDNATGTAAKQSGAVRQAATATAGAHIPVFTPSGLIVDAEAQENKSFLESTTAARSHTDLRARRPRRKLSQSTNSQQQRKSGSRGGRISYKLTLAERQRLRDYVLGEHTAGNLNASFFASAVSMSAGREADGVSAALRNMDPGTNFANNSMFNMNGTFFDRNASMFDPVLLRNAGIVVHEPVHEEPMREQGEGSTSDGLSTHPAMRRSSCRPDLHSLHSSIVEAGGTVVIDVPSTVTAAVTPPVIPVGFNRSLMAERLLGAAVSALPSLRHSFSSAVSPDHDGQGQQQRHQLSRSALLPSLPSAPPVAAAPATSKARKVARRPSVLQHYIVGPTSAAVVARSPSVPRAAANAQSVGDSGPLGSNAGGEAADQPVPSHGAMLSNNSMFMGTVTGDSRVTSGDVFALGRATRANLRPGLGLMGAPRGADRHHDAGDSASHDAATSELSVAYTAVPARDSEGSCSQHEGGTATEASPHRARKVTLSPPTGITTATLRDDGAAFTATVPRGEGVQGERNTALVSSLKCLFSGAPGKAAATDNGGSTETAEGHVRAEERRGTLLSDTGDGEDAWEGGCETLGTALSGRSNHLGSAAATRAYYTPFSQLSATLPIPTPAAVGGDATTDERAAGGGTSPLPSNLDINGSFNGVGPVVPAALRAYVEGLAAHQQQQAPLPPALLGNTSYINLSNNLPAISQWPLSGGTTADSEDSVRAGAAVSPLPVAARSALSRGGARATSISVVAGVAPLPAVAGTSSPEDLCLCSFGLSNNTEGIVNLLRSFGGTQSFSPALLRLLRPDGEAGSEGTEDEYVLTNSDIHSLEAFLFGMRALITHVEEIERYLLEVVHGMEMAKKL is encoded by the coding sequence ATGCTGTTAAACCCAGAAGCTCAGCGCCGCATGGTGGCTGCCGGCACGTCCAACCCGTTGCACGTCTGGGGCCAGGAAATGGCGTTCTTCAAGTCGCACTTTTTCAGTCCGCAGCGTCACCGGTCCAGCGGCGCCGTAAAGAGGCAGGGGGACGAGTCGGCCGGGGCGACAGAGATGCCGAAGGGACCCACGCGTGCGGGGGATGACTTGTGGCCGCCGAGGTCTGCGGAGGCCCCGGATGGCCAGtctgtggctgcggctgcagcaacgGCAAGTGAGGGTACTCTGCACACCTTTGGTGGAGAGGCGCCATTCTCATCTCGGGCATGCAGAGGCGCTGATGAGAGTGACGACGACCCGCACGGCAAGCCGCAGGGCGGCAAAGGTGCGccaggcagcggtgcgggcGGCGGCAAGGGCGAGCGGCTACTGCCCACCTCCTATGCCTCTGAGCCCGTGATGCAGCCGGGGGGCGCGAAGACGGACACGTGGGCTTCGCTCGCCGTCTTGCGCATGCGCAACATGAATGCCTTGCGCGCCTATTCGTGGGATCAGCGCGTTTTTCTGCCACGAAGTGAGGGCTTGGCGGGTGCGGTTTTTGAGCTGCTCGCCTCGCCCCGCATCTGGGAGAAGGTGGACTGGGCGGTTCGCGGGTCGGCCATCGCGATCCTGCCAACGCTAATTGTCTGTCTGGAGCCGACCACGAGTCACATCTTTCCCATGCCCACCTCTGTGGTGTTCCTTGCCTACTGGACGACGCAGCCGACGTTCGGTGCCGGGCTGCGCGATACCTTCACTGTGCTGAAGGCCTTTATCATTTCACTTGCCTTGTTGTGCATTGTCGTCGCGACCCAGCCAAGCCCGAAGTGGCTGGCCATCCTgatcctcttcttttccctttccgtcGGCACCtttgcagcgcagcagctgagggTAATGATCGCGTACTGTTTCGCGAGCTTGATGATGCAGTACATCGCGCACCCGGAGGCGACGGGGTACAAGTACATTGGCGACTTCTACCTCACCTTGTTCATTGGCCAAGGCTTTGCCGTCGGCGCACTTGTCTTCCCGTACATCCGGTGGTCTAGTGAGAACGCGCGACGATACTTGATCGTGATGGGTGACGCCATAAGTCTCTCGCTGCACGGGGCGTGCTGCAGCCTCTGGGTGGAGGGCAGCTtgctggagcggcagctgaaCATTGTGCGACTGCGGCAGTTGCGCCAGACGATCGAGGCCAGCACAGAGAAGGCCCAGAAGGGTCTGTCGGAGATGGGCTACGAGCCGCATTCCGGGGTGTACATTACACAAGTGCAGACCCGTATGACGTTCCTGAAGAACGTGTTCAACATTGTGCAGTCAATGACGCTTGTGATCGAGCAGGTCGCTGCAAACCCGACGCTGATCGAGACACCAATGTGCCGTGCGTTTGGCGAGCGCATCCGCGGCGAGCtgggcgttgctgctgctgcgatggacGCGATGCTGCTCCGCATCGTGAACCTTGACGACCTTGTGTCTGCTGCCGACATGGTGGCGTTCCGCGCTGCGAAGGCGCGCTACGAGGACGCTGTGTCGAGCGTACGCGACGAGGTGATCCTGAGCAACGAGGACTACCGCACGGACAACAGCGATATCCTTCTCGGGTTTTTTCTCTTTAGtgtggaggagctgatggagtTCATCAGCGGCTTCCAGGACGCCGCACAGAGCCGCAACAACCTGTGGTACTTTCTCACGTTTCCTCTGCGCGACCTGCAGAGCTTGTGGTCCGCGTTTGTGGAGCTGCACAGCGCCGTCACGCGTCGCCACTCCATCACGCGTAGGCTGAAAGAGGGCATCAAGTTAAGTTTTTCCGTGGCACTGGCCGCGTTCTTCCAAACGTACGTGCTGAATAACTCTTCCACGAACCCTATCATCGGCGTGGAAACGATCGCGTTCCTCTATCGTTCTACTGGAGGTGACAGCTTTAAGTATGGGCAGGGGCGTCTGCTGGGTACCGTGCTCGGGTGTCTTACCGGACTCGTCGGGGTGCATCTCGCCAACGGAAGCCGTCCTGTACTGTACGTGTGCACGCTGGTGCTGACATTCATCGGCTCCTACGTGCAGAGCTCGCCCGACTACGGCCCCATCGGTACCGGTATGTCGACTGGTGTGATttcggtggtgctgcagtacACAAACAAGGACGGTGCGATTGTGCGTATTCAGCAGAACTGCTTCGCGGTCATCATCTACTTCATCGTCACGTCCCTGATGTGGCCGGTGCGGTGCCAGACGAAGGTGAGGACGGGGTTTGACGGATCGATGCGTATGGGGCGCGAGGTCACGgatcggctgctgcgcaatcTGGACCTCCCGCACAGCGCCACGGCCGTCAGCTCAGATACGATGGCactgctggaggagatgcagaAGAAGgtggggcagcagctgcagaaccTGTCCGGAGCTCGGTGGGAGCCGACAATGGACTCTGCTGAGTTTCCGGAGATGGCGTGGCGCATGCTTGTGTCCGCACAACGCAAGCTGGTCGTGACACTGCTGATGATGCGCCACGCATACACCACGTTCATGTCGAGCACAATTGCGGAGGAGCCTGCCGGCTCCCCGGGCAAGAATGGCGGCGCGagtggcggtgccgcagctgcttcgaCCAACATCTCTGTGCActgggtggtgctgcaccggATCTCGCCGTATACACGGCAGCTGAGCCTACTACTGTAcgaggcgatggaggtgtacctgctgctgatgtcgaAGGTGACGTTTGTGCCGACGCTGGAGCTGACGCGTCTGCGGCTTGGGATGATGCAGTGCTACGATCGCATCGTCGCCGTGTATATTGAGGCGATTCAGCATGAGCTGCGTTACAGCGATGGGGACGACTttgatgacgacgacgacaacgcgACCGGCACTGCAGCAAAGCAGTCCGGGGCAGTGAGgcaggcggcgacggcaacagcagGGGCGCATATACCCGTCTTCACTCCTTCTGGCCTGATAGTGGATGCCGAAGCGCAGGAGAACAAGAGCTTCCTCGAGAGTACCACGGCTGCGAGGAGCCACACCGACCTCCGTGCGCGCCGCCCCCGGCGCAAGCTCTCCCAGTCGACgaactcgcagcagcagaggaagagcggtAGCAGAGGTGGCCGCATCTCGTACAAGCTAACTctggcggagcggcagcgttTGCGGGACTACGTGCTGGGGGAGCATACAGCCGGCAACTTGAATGCATCCTTCTTCGCAAGTGCCGTATCCATGTCGGCGGGTCGAGAGGCCGACGGGGTGTCCGCGGCGCTGAGGAACATGGATCCCGGCACGAACTTTGCAAACAACAGCATGTTCAATATGAATGGCACCTTCTTCGACCGCAACGCGAGCATGTTCGatcctgtgctgctgcgcaacgccGGGATTGTGGTGCATGAGCCGGTGCATGAGGAGCCGATGAGGGAGCAGGGTGAAGGCTCGACGTCTGACGGTCTCTCGACGCACCccgcgatgcggcgctcaTCTTGCCGGCCGGACCTTCACAGCCTGCACTCCTCTATCGTGGAGGCGGGCGGCACCGTTGTCATTGACGTGCCGAGCACCGTAaccgctgctgtgacgcCGCCGGTGATTCCGGTAGGCTTCAACCGCTCGCTGATGGCCGAGAGGCTTCTTGGAGCTGCAGTGTCTGCGCTACCTTCTCTCCGGCACAGTTTCAGTTCTGCTGTGTCGCCGGACCATGATGggcaggggcagcagcagcgacaccagcTCTCTAGGTCGGCCCTGTTACCGTCGCTACCAAgcgcgccgccggtggctgCCGCTCCCGCTACCTCAAAGGCAAGGAAGGTTGCTCGTCGGCCGTCAGTGTTGCAGCACTACATCGTTGGCCCTACGAGTGCTGCAGTAGTGGCCAGGTCGCCGAGTGTGCCCCGCGCTGCGGCCAACGCGCAGAGTGTCGGCGACTCGGGGCCCCTCGGCAGCAATGCTGGTGGGGAGGCGGCAGATCAACCGGTGCCAAGTCATGGCGCCATGctgagcaacaacagcatGTTTATGGGGACTGTGACAGGCGACTCTCGAGTCACGAGTGGTGACGTCTTTGCTCTGGGCAGAGCGACACGCGCGAATTTACGACCGGGTCTCGGTTTGATGGGAGCCCCGCGCGGTGCGGATCGGCACCATGATGCTGGCGACAGCGCCTCTCACGACGCTGCCACAAGCGAGCTCAGTGTTGCCTACACGGCGGTACCCGCGCGCGACTCAGAGGGGAGTTGCTCGCAACATGAAGGTGGTACAGCGACGGAAGCCTCGCCTCACAGGGCGCGCAAAGTTACACTGTCGCCACCGACGGGCATTACAACCGCCACGCTGCGTGACGACGGTGCGGCTTTCACTGCGACAGTGCCGCGTGGGGAAGGGGTGCAGGGCGAGCGCAATACGGCATTGGTGAGCTCGCTGAAGTGTTTGTTCAGCGGGGCGCCAGGAAAGGCTGCGGCCACCGACAACGGAGGCAGCACTGAGACGGCTGAGGGTCACGTGCGCGCAGAGGAGCGACGTGGCACGCTGCTGTCTGATACAGGGGATGGTGAGGATGCCTGGGAGGGGGGTTGCGAGACTCTTGGAACGGCCTTGAGCGGCCGGAGCAACCATCTAggtagcgcagcagccacacgcgCTTACTACACGCCCTTCTCACAGCTCTCTGCCACCCTACCCATACCGACCCCTGCGGCTGTTGGGGGTGATGCGACGACCGACGAgcgcgccgccggtggcggaACAAGTCCGCTCCCGAGCAACCTGGACATCAATGGGAGCTTTAACGGGGTTGGACCTGTCGTCCCGGCGGCGTTGCGCGCCTACGTGGAAGGGCTCGCGGCccatcagcaacagcaggcgccgctgccaccagcgctgctcgGCAACACGTCCTACATTAACCTCTCGAACAATCTGCCGGCGATAAGCCAATGGCCACTCAGCGGCGGCACTACGGCCGACTCAGAGGACAGCGTGCGCGCTGGGGCCGCAGTTTCTCCGCTTCCTGTTGCCGCGAGATCCGCGTTGTCTCGAGGCGGCGCACGTGCTACCTCAATATCCGTCGTCGCTGGTGTGGCGCCGCTACCTGCGGTTGCTGGCACTTCGAGTCCAGAAGACCTCTGCCTGTGCAGTTTCGGCCTCAGCAACAACACAGAAGGCATCGTTAACTTGCTCCGCAGTTTTGGCGGCACGCAAAGCTTCAGCcctgcactgctgcgtctgctgcggcCAGATGGTGAGGCGGGTAGCGAGGGCACTGAGGACGAGTATGTGCTGACGAACAGCGATATTCACAGTTTAGAGGCATTCCTGTTCGGCATGCGCGCACTGATCACGCATGTGGAAGAGATAGAGCGCTActtgctggaggtggtgcatgGGATGGAGATGGCTAAGAAGCtctga